In the genome of Gemmatimonadota bacterium, the window TCTATGCTCAGATGCCCGTCAATGGCAGCCGATACAGATTTCATGTCCTGCTTTCGGACAAGGGGGTAGTCAAGAAATCCCCCGACTCAAGATGGGGTGTATTTGAAGTTGGATAAACGACCTTATACAAAGCAAGTCCAAACTAAAAAAGCCGACGTGCAGACGTCGGCTTTTTTGGTTTCATCCATTCCACTACTCAAGACGAACCCTCCGGAGGGGCTTCAAAGCGATAAGCAGACATGACATTGGGAATCCTGCGGAGATTTTGCAGAAGTTCTTCGAGGTGATCGGCGTCTTTGATCTCCACCTGGAATTGGTTGTTAAATTCCTCGCGATGGGTCTCGATACTGGCACCCACAATGGGAACACCGAGATTAGACATAACCTGCGTCATATTGGATAACAAATTGGTGCGATCCCTACCCGTGACCTGGATGGTAGCAGTAAAAGTCTCTGTCTGATCGGTTTCCCATTCGCGCAGAACCCGTCGAATACAACTTCGCGCTTTGGCACTCTTGACAAAACCGAGCCAATCGCGGTGTGGACGCTGGTGCGGCGACGTAATAATCTCAACCGTCTGCCCTGTTTCAAGCGGCGTAGAAAGTGACACCATCTGGCTGTCAATGCGGGCGCCCACGCAGCGGTTGCCAATTTCGGTATGCACTGCAAAGGCAAAATCGACGGGTGTAGCCTCATCGGGAAGTTGTATCAAATCGCCCTGGGGCGTAAAAACATAAATCTCATTTGAAAAAAGATCGACCTTGAGTTCTTCGATAATTTCTTGAGGATCTGATGTCTCCCCTTGCCACTCGAGCATATTGCGAAGCCCATCTATGTGCTGATCGAGTTCCGACCTTTCTGGAGACCCCTCTTTATACAACCAGTGTGCTGCAATACCCTCTTCTGCTGTTTGGTGCATCTCGTGGGTGCGTATCTGCACCTCGATCATCAACCCGCGCGGGCCTATCACCGTCGTGTGCAAAGATTGATACATATTGCTCTTGGGCGTTGCGATAAAATCCTTAAACCGGGGCATAACCGGTGTATAGAGCGAGTGAATCATACCCAGAACGTGATAACATTCCTGGACCGTATCGACCAGTATGCGAATAGCTAACAAATCGTAGATATCTTCAAAAGCTTTGCTCCGCGTCTGCATCTTCTGGTGAATACTGAAGAAATTCTTGGGACGTCCCGCAATCTCCCCTCGAATATTTGCTTCCTTGAGTATTTTTTGCAGCGGTACGCGCATCTCTTCGATATAGGCCTCGCGTTCTCGTCTCTTAAGACGGATCTTTTTGCTAATCGCGCGATAGGCTTCGGGTTCGAGCCACTTGAGAGCCAGGTCTTCAAGCTCCCAACGAATGCGCGCAATCCCCAGACGGTGCGCCAGAGGCGCGTAAATATCCAGACTCTCGCGCGCCATGCGCTCGCGCGTTTCAGGAGGCAGGGGATCCAGCGTACGCATATTGTGCAGACGCTCGCAAAACTTAATGAGAACAACGCGCAAGTCATTGATCAAAGAAAGAAACATCTTGCGGAAATTCTCAGCTTGTTCGGCCTCTTGCGATTGGAAGGTCAGATCTTTGATCCGGGTCACACCGTCAACCAGATCGGCAATATGAGAACCAAAATGACGCGAGATTTGTGCGTGGGTTGCTGTGCCGTGCGCTATGGTATCGTGCAAAACACCAGCCACCAGAGTTGCAGTATCCTGATTGAGATCGATAAGAATGCGCCCAACCTCAAGCGCGTGAACAATATACGGCTGGCCCGACTTGCGAAAATGATCCTGATGTGCCTTTTTGGCAAAATGAAAGGCGCGG includes:
- a CDS encoding bifunctional (p)ppGpp synthetase/guanosine-3',5'-bis(diphosphate) 3'-pyrophosphohydrolase is translated as MTNLSPKSLADDPSFDAFLQHALQSRSDHNVELLTRAFHFAKKAHQDHFRKSGQPYIVHALEVGRILIDLNQDTATLVAGVLHDTIAHGTATHAQISRHFGSHIADLVDGVTRIKDLTFQSQEAEQAENFRKMFLSLINDLRVVLIKFCERLHNMRTLDPLPPETRERMARESLDIYAPLAHRLGIARIRWELEDLALKWLEPEAYRAISKKIRLKRREREAYIEEMRVPLQKILKEANIRGEIAGRPKNFFSIHQKMQTRSKAFEDIYDLLAIRILVDTVQECYHVLGMIHSLYTPVMPRFKDFIATPKSNMYQSLHTTVIGPRGLMIEVQIRTHEMHQTAEEGIAAHWLYKEGSPERSELDQHIDGLRNMLEWQGETSDPQEIIEELKVDLFSNEIYVFTPQGDLIQLPDEATPVDFAFAVHTEIGNRCVGARIDSQMVSLSTPLETGQTVEIITSPHQRPHRDWLGFVKSAKARSCIRRVLREWETDQTETFTATIQVTGRDRTNLLSNMTQVMSNLGVPIVGASIETHREEFNNQFQVEIKDADHLEELLQNLRRIPNVMSAYRFEAPPEGSS